The Rosa rugosa chromosome 1, drRosRugo1.1, whole genome shotgun sequence genomic sequence GAGATTGCCACTGTATTTATTCAAGTTGTTATTAATTACGAGATTGCCACCACATCAAAATATTTCGTTATGATATTGCTATTGACTGTCAGTAGTAATATTGAACTTTATCTGCTAGCAAATATAAATCTCTATAAATTAATATTAAACAGCAGCcaatgaaaatgaagaagatgaattGTCGAGTGAGCCCTAGAAGCTTGTACTATCATATTCAACAAATATATAATACTACTGAGGGTTAGTATATTTGTCACATTACTACTAAAAGTCAATATACTTATTGGCGTTGCATCTAAGAATCTGTATACTTGTcattagaggtggcaaacgggccactaagcacgagcacggcacgggcccggcacgcttaaaagcggcccggcacggcccaagcccgttagtggcccggcacgacccgagcacgttagaataacgggtcgaGCTGAGCCTAAGAATATTAGCCCAttggcccggcacggcccgagcactacatattgtgggccggcccgttacaaacacaaaatttcattttgtttttaaaaatattaaaaaactacaatgatgagatttgaatatgagacctttttatttaaaatctcatgacaattccaccaatgctttcttttatattgtcaaaataatgaaacgaAACATTATATcattgttttgacataagtattttttctaaatattaaatatatgtttattaataaagactaatctcataataatacaactatagaatgaaggaaagaataatagatactaaatcttcattatattaataaagattaatctcacaataatatactaaaaacaatatattttgagtttttttttctttctttcttatagtggaatataaaaaattattagaaatctaatcttaaaaagttaagattaagaaaaacgttgtagaacttaatttattttaattttctaaatagttaaataaaatcctttcaaaaaaatagttaaataaaattaatttttatttgttcaaattaagattttaaaatcgtgctttatagtgggtaggcacgagcacggcccgttattgacccggcacgagcacagcccggcacgatatgggctcgggccatgggccgggccgggcttaatgtttaagtaaatgggccggcacgaacccgacacgataataaatgggccggcccaagcacggcacgaagcacgactaggcccgcttaaaatgggccgggccggcccgtttgccacctctacttgTCATTGATATTCACAGTTAGTAATTGACATTTTTATTGGATAAGTCTATTTACAAACATTGCTATTGACCATAAGTCCATAAGTGTACTTACAACATTTGCTACTGACCATCAGTATATATACTTACAACATTTGCTACTGACCGTCAGTACTTACTGAAAAGTAATAACAAACACTATAAAGAAGTTGAATTAATCTAATCAAAGCTCTAATTGTAAATTGAACTAAGATTTTATAGAATTTACAATACCAAAGTTtcatttattataaaaatgTTAGTAAATTACTACAATTTCCTCACAAATGAACTTAAAATAGATATTATAAGTTTTCCAACTATGTCGTCCCAAAAGACCACATTAAACAGCTTCACCCATGTTCTCGAAACCTCAAAAAGCAGTCTTCATCTTGATATATAACAGAAGCATAATCATGAAGTGAGTACCTCAATAAGAACACATTCACAAATGTTATTGACCTTCAGTAACAAATAAcaagatgaacaatattaaggGAAAAAAGAATAGTGTATGTAAGTATCCTAAAACTCAATTAATCACACTAAAATTAAATGCGTCAAACATAAGTACAGACTCCATGTCAATTCCACCATTTGACATATAATATTAATCAAGAACTCTAGAGCCTAGGAATCAATTGGAAGGATTCGGCTTCAAAATTTCTCAGTGATAAAGAAATGTATATATCTCCTCTTATAGCATGAAATCAATATGCATAAGAAATTGACTCTAACTAAATAGAAAAATAGGAATTACTCATTTCAAATCCTTACAATTGCAGATCctcatctcctctctctctctctctctctctctctctctctcaatgaaCCAAATCTAACCAGATCGGCGGATCTATCAATGATATAAGAAGGGTACCTCTGTCAATTCCAatctaataaaataataataaaaataaaagaagttgacCGCAAGGGCTATCTAGGCAATCCGCATGGGAATCGATTAATGGGCCACTGCGCATGGTAAATAGTTGGCTAGGTTTGTAGTTATTGGTAATTTGCTATTAATAAAAAGTAAATGCAAGACGATTGAGGTTGATGTAAAATATATCAGCAATACTTAGAAATCTTTTCTCGCTAACCATAGTACATCATTCATCATTGTACACTATACAGTGATGAAGATAAGTAGGCACTTGAACACCGCCGTGGTCTTTTCATGTGCCACGCGCCAACCGCATTAGATCGAATCGTTAGGGTTTGAGAAATTGAACAATCAAGGTGGTTGGATTATTCTGAGAGGGGTACACGTGTAAGGCtaattattaataaataaataaaatgcaGGATGCATGATTGAAGTAGTAGTAGTCATATGGTAGTTGTGTCTCTGTAGATGACAATTTGTTCACTTTGATAGAAAGTGGATCTCCCTGTCAAAAAGAAGACAAATATGAGCGGAACAAATGGTGATAAGCTCCCAGTACCCAATGAGAAGTAAGGAAACGTAACAAATGATTGAGTTCTAAAGTAACAATACGTTCAATTTAAATGAAGGCTAGCTAATAGATGCATCATATATTTAAAATCAAACTTTGGCCAATTCAATGTCACATGAGTTTAAGGACAGGTGTACACATCCTCATTTACAGAATATCACAACATGGATGCTTTTAATTTAATTATAGTAGCAATTGAAGCAATAAGAACAAATGAGAAACCAGGAAACTAAAGTATTTGATTTCagatagatctagaattcttaCTTTACAACAGCAAACTTAACACTTGAAATTGGTCAGCACGAATATGAGAGACTTAAAATGGACAACCTACGTACTATAAGAAACGGACTAACAGTATTCAAATGAGAGAAAATACTAAAAGCAACAAAACACTTGGATGGCCAAATAGTTTGGCAAAGATAGTGTTCCAGCATCTAAAATCTCATGTTATTTCCCCTAGACATGTGATGCTTGGCTTCAAATGCCAACAAGACAGGAAACTCATAGAGCAAAACGAGAATGAGTATTAGTATATACTCTACCTCCATTGGTTAAAATGATTGTTCATTTTCACTTTGATGTACTTGATAGGTCGTGCAATTACTCTTTCCTCTAGATGCAGCAAGCTTGCTAAACTCTGGTCATACAAAGCTACACCATGAAAAATTAGTACATCCAAACTTTCTAACAATTTTGGAAATATAACCTCAACTTCTGGATTTTGTTATAAAATACCAGCATTTGCAACAAACCAACAGTTTAGTTAAGACTGAGGACTTGGAGTGGAATGACACAGTAGGACAAAAAGTGAACTTCTATATTAATGGAACCAAATGGTGGAAGCATGAGTGATATTTTGAAATAGGTAATTTATAGAGACAACCAAACATAAAAGGAATTCATCATTTTTGTATGGGAAAATGGTCCGTATGGTGCCTAACGTTTGCCTCCTTATAATTTTTGGTACCTCACTTTTGAAAATTATCAAtatggtacctgaggttctttgCCCGACCGATGATTGGTATATATGGTCGTTACCTCCGTTACAGAgcaattcaaaattgaaacgGGGGAGGGTACATTCGTCCTTTCGTTTGTGTCAGTTTAATCTAGGCCGTTTTCCATAAGTTTCACTCACTCtgaacctctctctctctctctctctccctctctctccccgaaTCTCTGAATTGTCGCTCTCTGTTTCACTTATATACAGAGATTTGATCGATTCTCTAAATCCAAACAGAGAAAGCCAAGATCTGTACCATGGTAGGTAGATTGTGTAGATACTTTTGAATTGATGGGGATCCACCGCACTACTCAGGTAAAACAAATGGTTCCCCTCTCGAAAAATTTATTCCTTTTTACTCGAATCGGCTGGAATCCTATGTATTGTTTATGGCTTTGGTATTGTCTAGACTTGGGGTGTTCgatgtgttttgttttttggggtttttgtcTGGGTCTGCAATTTTAAATTAGCGTTTTGTCTCTTTGATGTCAGGGATGAAGTGGTTAGGGAGGTTAAATGAATTGGATGAAAAATGGTGACTGATTTGGGGCTGGTTGGTGAGGGTTCTTAAATTCCAGCAGTAGGGGTTCTAGACATAAATGAAGAGGGCTGGGTTTGGTGCTTGTTTGGTGACCCTCATAACTATTTAATGAATGAGACTAATTGAATTTTTTTGCTGCTACTTTGTGTGTGTGCATTGTGTGTAACATTGTGAACAAGATGACAACTTCAGGGAATAGCTAGGTTAACTGAAAAAACTTAGTAAAATAACATGTTGAATTTACCATTGCAGATCTCAATCTTTTCACTATGAGGATTCATCATGGAGGGAGATTTCATAGTGAGAATGGCCTAAATAGGATTTACAGAGAGGGCCAATTGTGCTTTGTTGATGGAGTAGACCCGGACAAGGTGTTTTTGACAGGGATACACCACTGGACTTATGATTTGGGGTACCAGATGGGGCCAACTCAATTCTGGTTTAGAATTCCTGGCAGTGAGGAGGGAACTAGGTATCTGCCTATATGTATTGATCAAGAGGCAGTTGAGATGTGTCACTAAGTATCTCCAAGGTCCAAGTATCTGGACTTGTACATAGTTTGTACAAGTGAAAGGAGGATTTTTACTGTTAGAGAGCTTGATCAGTTTGAAGCAAATCTTAACCATGTTTTGTTCATTGGCTGGTGGATTGAAGATGTGGAAGAATGGCCTCATGTTACAACtgatgatgaagaggaagaagggtCTTTAGGGGCTGAGGACATGTGTGATGCTCAAGAGCCTATTTTTGTGGACTTGGATGACATAGGTGATGAGCCCAGGACTGAAACAATCAATGCAAATGGGCCTGACCAAGGTGTGGATGGACATGAGCTTCAAAAACATGATGCACATGGGCCTGAGTAAAATGAGGATGGACATAGGCCCAATGTTAATGATGTTGAGGCATCCATGACTGAGGCAGAAGTGGAAAGAGTAAAAGAgaagggtaaagctatggtacgTTCAAGAAGAAGACACTCCACCTGCAAAGAAGAATAAGggcagaaaaaggaaaaaggtgCAGAGGAGATATGCTACTAGGTCTGGAGATGAGAGTTCAAGGAGGCAATGTGATCCTGATGTGGATGTCTCCTCTGAAAGCACAACAAACTCTAAAGACTCAGATTTTGAAGGCATAGTCGATTCAAATTATGACCTGAACAGTGAAGATGATGATGTGGAATTTTAGCATAATGTAGATGGTGACAGTAGCAGAAAAAAAGTTTGATGAGATGGGGTTCGAGGGGGATATATCTGATGAAGCTGGGAGTGATTTTGAAGGATTACATAGTCTGCATAGATTCTTAGGTGATGAGGATGAAGACAAAGGGAAGTTCCCTGTTAAGTGCAAGAGAAGATACAGTGAATGGAGGGAGTTCAGGCATAAGCAGGACATGAAGAAACCTACTTTTGAGTTGGGAATGGAGTTTCCAAACTCCAAGGTGTTTAAGAGTGTAACTAGGAAGCATGCAGTTCAAACAAGAAAGGAGATTAGGTTTCCAACAAACACAAGACACAAGGTAATTTTCTTATTTATACCAGTAATTTTTTATTGTGTTAATTAAAGTTACATTCCACTTAATCTGACTGTATTGTTTCCATTATACTTTGACACAGGTGTTGGCAAGGTGCAAGACATCTCCTGGTTGCCCTTGGATATTATTCACTGAGTTGAAGCTTGCATGCAAAGGCGCTTCATATTGTTAGTACTTTGGTCAGGCATGAGTAATTATCTTATTGCATAAGAATATGTTCAAGATATCTTGCATATCAATATGTGGTTTAGAAGCTGCAGACCACTTGAATTTGGTCAGCAAGAATATGATAGATTTAAATTGGACAACCTACTATAAGAAACTGACTAAAAGTATTCAAATGAGAGAAAATACTAAAAGGAACAAAAGACATGGATGGCCAACATAGTTTGGTAAAGACAGTGTTCCTGCATCTGAAATCTCATGTTATTTCCCATAGACATGTGATGCTTGGCTTCAAATGCCAAAAAGACAGGAAACTCAAACTCACAGACCAAAACGAGAATGAGCATTAGTATATAGTTTACCCCTCCATTGGTTATATGATCATTCATTTTCACTTTGATGTACTTGATAGGTCTTGCAATTACTCCTTCCTCTAGATGCAGCAAGCTTACTGAACTCTCTAGTCAATACAAAGCTATACTATGAAAAATTAGTGCATCCAAACTTTCTAACGGTTTCTCTCATTGGTTAGAAATATAACATCAACTTCCGGATCTTGTTATAAAATGCCAGCATTTGCAACAAACCAACAGCGAGTTCAGTCAGGCGTCAGGACTCAGTGTGGAATGACACAGTAGGACAGAAAGTGAACTTCTATAATGGAACCAAATGGTGGAAGCATATGACTGAGATTTTGAAATCTCAAATAGTCAAATTACTTCTTCTCCTAATAGAAATATGTAATTTATAGACATATAGACAAACCAAACATAAAGGGAGTTCTTCATTTCTATATTAATGAAACTTAGTAGTTTTCTTATAGATATGGCTTTTTAAGTATTATAAGTACAAGCAGTTCATGTACAATTCATAAGACACCTAGAAGGATAGTAGCTAGCATTGATTTCACTTGATGGTATATTCTTATGCAGTGGGGTAAGAGGCTGCCATAGCAATACCACACAGACCTTCCTGTGCAGCAACATCTCTTTGCATTCTTATGTACCCTTCTTCACCCCATTGGGCCCCCCATGAGTTCTTAACCAACCAATACTTAGTCCCATCATCAATGACGCCATAACCAACAGCAGTAACACCATGGTCTAGGCTTGTTCCACAAGTTCCTGTGAAAACACCACTTGAATAGAATTGGAAATCAGAACCACTAGCATCAATGGCAACGGAAATGGGTTGATTAGCTACAGCCTTAAGAAGGGCACTTTCACTATTTGCAGGCACATCTTCGTGACCAGTTATCGAGGCTCCATGGCTTGCTTCCTTCTGGGCATTGCATGTACCATCAACACCGGTATAGGGGTAATTAGCCTCAGTATTAAGTCCGTGATTTTGATTGATGAACTCAAAGGCATTGTCCATCAAGCCACCCTCACAACCTTGGTCTTCACCATTCACATCACAGTCAACCAGCTCTTGCTCGGACAAAGAAATAAGTTTACCTGTAGTAAGTTGAGTGATTCCTTCCATGGCTGCCACTGCTGAAAATGCCCAACAGCATCCTGTATATAGATATGACAAATTCTTACTAGTTAGACTAGTATACTTTAATGCTAAAAAAATGGTAGTTGTCTTTTCATCTATAAATAACAATGAGCTAGCTAGATGCTTAATTACGTACCACATTGGCCTTGGTCCTTGATTGGGGTTACAGCTCCTTTCTGTCTCCAGTCCACAGTAGCTGGCACAGTAACGTTTTCATACTTGAAAGAAGTGGTCTTTGTGGAACATTCATGCCCCTTGAATCGATTTCTCAAAGCAATGAATTCTTCATTTGTAAGGTCTGCAAATTGATTGACACTTAATTTGTAAGGTTTGCTTGCATCATTGTTGGATGATTCTACAAATGCTACATTTTCCTTAAATATTTGGAAGCGCTTCTCCTTCTCGTTGATCTCTTCATAGACACGTCCATAACCAGCCATCCATTGCTCGTATCTCCCATACATTGATGCATCTTGGAGTGTGCGAGAAGTGGCTTCAGAAGACCAA encodes the following:
- the LOC133725409 gene encoding uncharacterized protein LOC133725409 isoform X1, producing MVTVAEKKFDEMGFEGDISDEAGSDFEGLHSLHRFLGDEDEDKGKFPVKCKRRYSEWREFRHKQDMKKPTFELGMEFPNSKVFKSVTRKHAVQTRKEIRFPTNTRHKVLARCKTSPGCPWILFTELKLACKGASYC
- the LOC133725408 gene encoding senescence-specific cysteine protease SAG39-like, producing MEFTNLGKCLCFALILLIYGAWSSEATSRTLQDASMYGRYEQWMAGYGRVYEEINEKEKRFQIFKENVAFVESSNNDASKPYKLSVNQFADLTNEEFIALRNRFKGHECSTKTTSFKYENVTVPATVDWRQKGAVTPIKDQGQCGCCWAFSAVAAMEGITQLTTGKLISLSEQELVDCDVNGEDQGCEGGLMDNAFEFINQNHGLNTEANYPYTGVDGTCNAQKEASHGASITGHEDVPANSESALLKAVANQPISVAIDASGSDFQFYSSGVFTGTCGTSLDHGVTAVGYGVIDDGTKYWLVKNSWGAQWGEEGYIRMQRDVAAQEGLCGIAMAASYPTA
- the LOC133725409 gene encoding uncharacterized protein LOC133725409 isoform X2, producing the protein MVTVAEKKFDEMGFEGDISDEAGSDFEGLHSLHRFLGDEDEDKGKFPVKCKRRYSEWREFRHKQDMKKPTFELGMEFPNSKVFKSVTRKHAVQTRKEIRFPTNTRHKVQDISWLPLDIIH